One window of the Halobacillus litoralis genome contains the following:
- a CDS encoding 3-hydroxyacyl-CoA dehydrogenase encodes MDVKNVVAVVTGGASGLGEATVRQIVGKGGRAVIVDRDGAKGEQLSEELGAGTLFLKADVTSANEINRMLDQAIEAFGHVNAVVNCAGIVIGEKVVGRDGPHELDSFSKVLEVNVMGTFNVIRLAAERMKANEPMDTGEKGVIINTASIAAFDGQIGQAAYSASKGGVVAMTLPISRELARHGIRVMTIAPGVFETPMFQQLPEEAREALGNQTPFPKRLGQPQEYAKLALSILDNPMLNGEVIRLDGAIRMQAK; translated from the coding sequence ATGGATGTGAAAAATGTTGTAGCCGTGGTAACCGGGGGAGCATCTGGACTCGGAGAAGCAACAGTACGTCAAATAGTTGGCAAGGGAGGACGTGCCGTCATTGTGGATCGTGATGGCGCGAAAGGTGAGCAGCTTTCTGAAGAGTTAGGAGCTGGCACACTTTTCCTGAAGGCGGATGTGACTTCCGCGAATGAGATTAATCGTATGCTTGATCAAGCAATAGAGGCTTTTGGGCATGTCAATGCTGTGGTCAACTGTGCCGGGATTGTAATCGGCGAGAAAGTTGTAGGAAGAGACGGTCCGCATGAGCTGGATTCTTTTTCAAAGGTGTTAGAGGTCAATGTGATGGGGACTTTCAACGTCATCCGTCTTGCTGCTGAGAGGATGAAGGCTAACGAACCAATGGATACTGGAGAGAAAGGAGTAATCATCAACACAGCTTCGATCGCTGCCTTTGACGGTCAAATCGGCCAGGCGGCTTACAGCGCATCAAAAGGAGGAGTCGTGGCCATGACTTTACCTATTTCACGTGAGCTTGCCCGCCATGGAATACGAGTGATGACCATCGCACCAGGGGTATTTGAAACACCGATGTTCCAACAGTTGCCTGAGGAAGCAAGAGAGGCGTTAGGAAATCAGACCCCTTTTCCTAAGCGGTTAGGGCAGCCGCAGGAATATGCGAAGTTAGCTTTAAGCATTTTAGATAATCCTATGCTTAACGGGGAGGTGATCCGCCTGGACGGAGCCATACGAATGCAGGCGAAGTAA
- a CDS encoding fatty acid--CoA ligase: MGATLRGMFEQTVAKYSNKEGLVDLRLGTRWTFSEWDDEVNRVANALRASGVEKGDKVSTILFNTSEFATTLFACMKIGAIFNPINFRLTEKEIQFILQDADPKVVLFEKATSLQVVSVAKEMTGVEFWSIDEEDLPYALNYNERINGVTSERPVCELDENDPYAIMYTSGTTGLPKGVIHTHRDMIDQALIMTACLRLEENDRGLTVAPIFHCAELHCAFFPRVMIGAANVLLHHFDAPKVIETVKQEQITSFFAAPTMWNMMLQEDFSKEDFQTLRQGLYGGAPMAPALTMQLHDALGVQLLQAYGMTEMGPAITALTEEEQITKAGSAGRALLNHEVRVVRTNENGPAEPEEICKPDELGEIIVRGPSMMKSYYNRPEATEEALYKGWYHTGDIGSFDKDGYLWVSDRVKDMIISGGENIYSREVEDVLFDHPKVIDAAVVGEPDEMWGERVVAFIVKKEADLTEQELDEFCTSGSRLARYKRPRRYEFVDELPRNASGKLQKFKLRERSTTLSE, translated from the coding sequence ATGGGAGCAACATTACGGGGTATGTTTGAACAGACGGTAGCCAAATATTCGAATAAAGAAGGTTTAGTCGATTTGCGATTAGGGACGAGGTGGACATTCAGCGAGTGGGATGATGAAGTCAATCGCGTGGCTAATGCACTAAGAGCTTCCGGCGTAGAAAAAGGAGATAAAGTTTCCACAATATTGTTCAACACCTCTGAGTTTGCTACGACTCTTTTTGCCTGCATGAAAATCGGTGCCATTTTCAACCCGATCAACTTTCGGCTTACAGAAAAAGAAATTCAATTCATACTCCAGGACGCCGACCCAAAAGTCGTCCTGTTCGAGAAAGCGACTTCGCTCCAGGTGGTTTCAGTAGCGAAAGAGATGACAGGGGTGGAATTCTGGTCCATTGATGAGGAGGACCTTCCATATGCGTTGAATTATAATGAGCGTATCAATGGTGTGACAAGTGAGCGGCCCGTATGTGAGCTGGATGAAAATGATCCTTATGCAATCATGTACACTTCGGGAACAACCGGTTTGCCGAAGGGCGTCATTCATACTCATAGAGATATGATCGATCAAGCCTTGATCATGACGGCATGCTTGAGGCTGGAAGAGAATGATCGTGGGCTTACCGTCGCACCGATTTTCCACTGTGCCGAATTGCATTGTGCCTTTTTTCCTCGTGTCATGATCGGGGCTGCAAATGTGTTGCTGCACCACTTCGATGCGCCTAAAGTGATAGAAACAGTAAAACAGGAACAAATTACCTCTTTCTTTGCTGCTCCGACCATGTGGAATATGATGTTACAGGAAGATTTTTCGAAAGAAGATTTCCAAACGTTAAGACAAGGGCTTTACGGAGGAGCTCCAATGGCCCCAGCGTTAACGATGCAGCTGCATGATGCCTTGGGGGTACAGCTGCTGCAAGCATATGGAATGACCGAAATGGGTCCTGCAATTACAGCATTGACCGAAGAGGAGCAAATCACGAAAGCTGGATCAGCTGGAAGAGCCCTATTGAACCATGAGGTCCGTGTTGTCAGGACAAATGAAAATGGACCAGCGGAGCCTGAAGAGATATGTAAGCCTGACGAACTTGGGGAAATCATAGTCAGAGGACCTAGCATGATGAAGTCTTATTACAACAGGCCGGAAGCGACAGAAGAAGCCCTTTATAAAGGATGGTACCACACTGGTGATATAGGCTCCTTCGATAAAGATGGTTACCTCTGGGTAAGTGATCGCGTAAAAGATATGATTATATCAGGTGGAGAGAACATATATTCAAGAGAAGTGGAAGATGTACTGTTTGACCATCCAAAAGTTATAGATGCTGCTGTCGTGGGAGAACCAGACGAAATGTGGGGAGAGCGGGTGGTCGCCTTTATCGTCAAAAAAGAAGCCGATTTAACAGAGCAGGAATTAGACGAGTTTTGTACTTCGGGGAGTCGATTAGCCCGATACAAACGACCAAGGCGTTATGAATTTGTAGATGAACTGCCTAGAAACGCGAGTGGGAAATTACAGAAATTCAAATTGAGAGAGCGGAGTACGACGCTCTCTGAATAA
- the ligD gene encoding DNA ligase D: MKPMLLSSTAELPKGKEWIYEMKYDGFRAILEVTPSDIKLWSRNGKELSAHFPEITNWKFPQSCLPLKIDGEIVILNTLYQANFPLLQMRGRMRNKEKIQRHAEERPATLLAFDILEDLKSPLSNRKQRLRTVLEKISHPHIREIETFTNPEEIQEKALLHLAEGIAAKSISSPYRPGERVLHWLKWKQWRSVSGFLISYDPENGYYDAATENNQTQELLGRFKHGLSGEESKTLRNFFKDKGYKKKGKWHLEPSICVDIHCLNAQGGDLREPYFHQFRFDLSPAECTSEKLEWDLAIFPDDFEPTHTSKKLWPEVTKEDYLLYIRKAAPYILPFISKKKLTLIRYPDGIDQDSFFQKHYPDHAPGFLKEWKENAEKFMMCNNLSSLVWLANQGALEFHIPFEKAGAASPDEIVLDLDPPDRDHFHLAVTASRLLKHVLDELEVVSFIKTSGNKGMQIHIPIKEGDFSYEETRQITEALAALLVNEEPELFTTERLKKNRGVRLYIDYVQHAEGKTIIAPYSTRATDRASVAAPLYWSEVKEGLTPETFNIHSIIERVHQKGCPFREYENARDKQPVSKLKKLIQ; encoded by the coding sequence ATGAAACCCATGTTACTCTCCTCTACTGCCGAACTTCCCAAAGGAAAAGAATGGATCTATGAAATGAAATACGATGGATTCCGGGCAATACTGGAAGTTACTCCATCTGACATTAAGCTCTGGAGTCGTAACGGGAAGGAGTTAAGTGCTCATTTTCCTGAAATCACCAATTGGAAATTCCCCCAGTCATGTCTCCCGCTTAAAATTGACGGGGAAATCGTCATACTGAATACACTCTATCAGGCGAACTTCCCCCTCTTACAGATGAGAGGCCGGATGAGGAACAAAGAGAAAATTCAAAGACACGCGGAGGAACGCCCAGCTACGCTGCTTGCTTTCGACATCCTTGAAGATTTGAAGTCCCCCCTTTCAAACAGAAAACAGCGACTCAGGACGGTACTTGAGAAAATCAGCCATCCACACATCAGGGAAATTGAAACTTTCACAAACCCTGAGGAGATCCAGGAGAAAGCTCTTCTTCACCTCGCAGAAGGAATTGCAGCTAAATCAATCTCCAGTCCTTACCGACCCGGTGAAAGAGTCCTACATTGGTTGAAGTGGAAGCAATGGCGGTCCGTTTCCGGCTTCTTGATCAGCTACGATCCTGAGAACGGTTATTATGATGCAGCCACCGAAAATAATCAGACACAGGAACTACTGGGACGTTTCAAGCACGGATTATCTGGAGAGGAATCAAAAACCCTGCGCAACTTTTTCAAAGACAAGGGGTATAAGAAAAAGGGGAAGTGGCATTTGGAACCAAGCATCTGTGTCGACATTCACTGTCTGAATGCTCAAGGTGGGGACTTACGTGAGCCTTACTTCCACCAGTTCCGTTTCGATCTTTCCCCCGCAGAATGTACATCTGAAAAGCTGGAATGGGACCTGGCCATTTTTCCAGACGATTTTGAACCTACCCACACCTCTAAAAAACTTTGGCCTGAGGTGACAAAAGAAGATTATTTACTATATATAAGAAAGGCAGCTCCTTACATCCTCCCATTCATCAGCAAGAAGAAACTTACGCTTATCCGCTATCCTGATGGGATTGATCAAGACTCTTTTTTTCAAAAACACTACCCCGATCATGCGCCGGGTTTTTTGAAGGAATGGAAAGAAAACGCGGAGAAATTCATGATGTGTAATAACCTTTCCTCGCTCGTATGGCTGGCGAATCAAGGAGCCCTTGAGTTTCATATCCCATTTGAAAAAGCAGGAGCGGCCTCTCCGGATGAAATCGTTCTGGATTTGGACCCGCCCGATCGAGACCACTTCCATCTAGCAGTCACAGCTTCCCGGTTACTCAAACACGTCCTTGATGAACTAGAAGTGGTCAGCTTTATCAAAACCTCTGGTAATAAAGGAATGCAGATTCATATACCGATAAAGGAAGGAGATTTCAGTTACGAAGAAACACGGCAAATCACAGAAGCACTCGCGGCTTTACTTGTTAACGAGGAACCAGAACTTTTTACTACCGAGAGACTGAAGAAGAATAGAGGGGTGCGTCTTTATATTGATTACGTCCAACATGCCGAAGGGAAAACGATTATCGCTCCCTACTCTACACGTGCAACGGATCGTGCTTCTGTGGCAGCCCCGTTGTACTGGTCAGAAGTAAAAGAGGGTTTGACACCTGAAACGTTCAACATCCATTCGATTATTGAAAGAGTCCACCAAAAAGGGTGCCCCTTCCGTGAGTATGAAAACGCGAGGGACAAACAACCCGTATCAAAACTTAAAAAATTAATTCAATAA
- a CDS encoding Ku protein — MHTMWKGTISFGLVNIPVKLHAATENKDIKLRQLHQECNSPVEYKKRCPVCDREIESEEIVKAYEYAKNKFVVLDEEDLEELKKEQADKAVEILDFVKLEEIDPIYFERSYYISPSEGGSKAYGLLRQALGDTGKIGVAKIIIRSKEQLAIVRVYENTLLMETIHFPDEVRHVQDVPNVPEEAELSKKELSTAVTLIDQLTAEFDPEKYKDEYRTALLDLIEAKKNNEEVTTAKDKPKPDNVTDLMDALEKSLEKTKGNKKKKTTKRKTTTSGKKKSS, encoded by the coding sequence ATGCACACCATGTGGAAGGGTACGATCAGTTTCGGCCTTGTCAATATACCAGTGAAGCTACACGCTGCTACCGAAAATAAAGACATTAAGCTCCGTCAGCTTCATCAAGAATGCAACTCCCCTGTGGAGTATAAAAAGCGCTGTCCGGTATGTGATCGGGAAATCGAAAGTGAAGAAATCGTCAAAGCTTATGAATATGCAAAAAATAAGTTTGTTGTGTTAGACGAGGAAGACCTGGAAGAATTGAAGAAAGAACAGGCAGATAAAGCAGTGGAGATCCTCGACTTTGTTAAATTAGAAGAAATCGATCCCATTTACTTTGAACGCAGTTACTATATTTCACCGAGTGAAGGTGGGTCCAAAGCGTATGGGCTGTTACGTCAAGCGTTAGGAGATACAGGGAAAATCGGGGTCGCCAAAATCATCATACGATCAAAGGAACAATTGGCGATTGTCCGTGTCTATGAAAACACTCTTCTGATGGAGACTATCCATTTTCCTGATGAAGTACGCCACGTTCAGGATGTACCGAATGTCCCGGAAGAAGCAGAATTGAGTAAAAAAGAATTGAGCACGGCCGTCACTTTGATCGATCAATTGACAGCAGAGTTCGACCCAGAGAAATATAAAGATGAATACAGAACAGCTTTACTGGATTTGATTGAAGCGAAGAAAAATAATGAGGAAGTTACGACAGCGAAAGATAAGCCAAAGCCAGACAACGTGACAGATCTCATGGATGCGCTTGAGAAATCGTTAGAAAAAACAAAAGGAAACAAAAAGAAGAAAACAACCAAACGGAAAACGACAACTTCCGGCAAAAAGAAATCCTCATAA
- a CDS encoding Fic/DOC family protein, whose translation MPESRYGSESSRYCYAGTNVLINHYDIMDDKQLASMEALVTTRRLSELQERPLEGDFDLRHLQRIHAYLFKDLYPFAGEIRTENIVKDGFSFAQARFVHLASKPLFQQLMIEDWEHMDQKMLAGKLTYYMAEINVLHPFREGNGRSLREFIRCIAIEAGYILDWAVVPKERVFEVSIESVRHSGELYKVIYQSLSPKKDSSS comes from the coding sequence ATGCCTGAGTCCAGGTATGGGAGTGAATCCTCCCGCTATTGTTATGCCGGAACGAACGTATTGATTAACCACTATGATATTATGGATGACAAACAATTGGCGTCGATGGAGGCTCTCGTTACGACTCGACGTCTTTCAGAACTTCAAGAAAGGCCGCTTGAAGGAGACTTCGATTTACGTCATCTTCAGAGAATCCACGCCTATCTCTTTAAGGATTTATATCCATTTGCTGGAGAGATAAGAACTGAAAACATAGTCAAGGATGGTTTTTCATTTGCTCAAGCCCGGTTTGTCCATTTAGCGTCTAAACCACTTTTCCAGCAGCTGATGATAGAAGACTGGGAACATATGGATCAAAAGATGCTGGCAGGTAAATTGACCTATTATATGGCAGAAATCAATGTCCTGCATCCTTTTCGTGAAGGGAATGGGAGGAGCTTGCGTGAATTCATCCGGTGCATAGCTATAGAAGCTGGGTACATTTTAGACTGGGCGGTTGTACCGAAAGAAAGAGTCTTCGAAGTGAGTATAGAATCAGTCAGGCACTCAGGCGAATTATACAAAGTCATCTACCAATCTTTATCACCGAAAAAGGATTCCTCCAGCTAA